The sequence attTGATGATAAGAAGCAACACATTAGACTCTCAAAAGCATCGAGTATAATTTATGGGATACAAAGGCATAGTACATACAGATAGATCTGTCAAGAGTAACGATAGAGGTGTCAAAAAGGAccatttgggtaacgggtcaaaacagACAAGTTCTAGTGATTAGCAAATGGTCGGGCCAACCtaacaaaattttttatttttcataTAAATACCTTATGTGTTACTATGTCATTACTAAAGATAAACTACAGCAACATAATTTAGGAGCTTATAAGCATTTTAAAATAGGGTCACACTTAAGTTATGAGGTCAATGACATAATGATGCACTAAACCTGAACAACTTAATATAGGAATACGATGACTTGGCAATCAGAAGGTTTCTTCGTGCTCGTGATCTGGATGTAGACAAAGCATGTGCTATGTTTCTAAAGTACCTTAGATGGAGAAAAAGAATTATTCCAAACGGTTCGATCTCTGAGTCCGAAATCTCAACTGAAATAGCTCAAAACAAGTTGTTTATGCAAGGATCCAATAAAAAAGGATGCCCAATATTCGTTCTCTTTGGCGGTAGACATTATCATAACAAAACAGGAGGCATAGAAGAGCTAAAACGTATGTTTTTAAACTTAACGCTCATTAGCAAGCTGCTCATTAGTTCATGTGTTTACTAATTAAGCAAAATGTGGCTACATCGCAGGTTTTGTGGCGTTTGGACTTGAAAAGATATGTTCAAGGTACAACGATCTTGATTCAAAGCTCTTTTAGTTCCCAAAAAAGTATTGTATATactaagaaatatatatatatttatacttgcATGATACTGAATGCTAAATATTTTGATTTCATGAGTAAATTTTAAGAAATATATAATTTTGAAAATTAGGATACCGCCTGGTCAAGAAAAGTTTATGTGCATCAGTGATCTTCAAGGATGGGGATATTCAAACTTGGATCGACAAGGATATTATGTCGCCCTCCACACTTTACAGGTTTAACCCATTTCAACCTCTTTTGCTTAACGGGTCACAGTGACTAGTAtgtatacaattttataaaaataatagttaAAATTTTTAATCAAAATGACTCGGTAGGTTGTATGAGTCATGTGAGTTTGCCgttcaaaaaaataataaaataaaataaaaaataaataaaaaaaatagacaTTGGACAAACTTCAACTTGTTCAACCCATTTGAAATCAAACAAAAATGACCCATCCATAAGTGAATGGGTCAATTTTGACACGTCTATAATGCAGAGAGCAATAGTTTAAATAATTCCTGATGTTAAATGTTGATGTATGAAACAGAATTATTATCCAGAAAGGCTCGAAAAACTGTATGTGGTGCATGCGCCTTATATATTTAAGGCAATATGGAAGATTCTTTATCCCTACATTGATGAAAAAACAAAGACGAAGGTAAAGTTATTCATGTCTAATATCAGTGGTTAGCTATGGTACGACATTTCTACATTAACTGGTCAAATAATTAAAACCTGAAAAATCGTATATTAAAAATTTAGAACATTTTTACCAAAATTACCAGCATCTCGACCCAGCCATTTTGACACCTATATGACTCAAAACATAGTGTAATTTACCAGCTATCATTTGGTTTATTACCTTATTTATTTATACTCGCAGATCGAGTTTGTTGAAGATAAGAAGCTGAAATCTACATTGCTGCAAGACATAGAAGAGAGTCAGCTACCAGAAATTTATGGAGGAAAACTAAAATTGGTTCCCATTCAAGATAGCTAGTTTATATCTTGCTTTTAATAATAAAATCATTTCATTATCATTATGCATTATGCATTATAATGACTTTTGTACTAATTTTACTAATGAATAATGTTTACTGTGTAATGTAGATCACTATGAAAATAGTTGGTTTCTATAAAACTATTGCTTAGTATGAGTTTTAATGAGATTAGCATGTAATTAAACACCCAATACATAAAAGTTTAGATAATTTTTGATTTATTACGCACGTCATCGACACATTAGACTAAATAATACAAATGAGTCGAGTTTTAAATTGGGCAAATTCAAATGAGGTTTTTTATGTATTACAAGAGTTATATGCCCATAGGTCTTAGCTACCTAAAACAAAAGTTAACCCATTATTCCATAAACATGTTATAAAATAACATCATTATGTTAATCACTTTTAAGCATATATTACTAAATACTATTACCACACAAAACATTTTTTTTTCATTATGTTAATCACTTTTAAGCATATATTACTAAGCACAAAACATTATAGTAAGAAGTAAAACTAAGAATAAacaaacttttcttcatttgatagttACCGTAAATGTACAAAATTTGATTCcttaaggtaaaaaaaaaaaaaagagttaagTACCTTATAAATTATATTGAGAATAATTCAGAAGAGAAATGTAAACTAGGTGATAATATAAGGGTCTAAatgaaaattcatttaaaatattcAATTATGTAAAGCTACACACAACTACATTTTTAGCATTTATGTTTGGCAACAACCACAACCAACACGAACCATATATATCAAACAAAGCCTTATTTAGTAATTTCACATATTAAATTGTTTCTCTCCAAACAAGATTACAATTtacaagttattattagtattattattattattattattatattattatacatataacaGATAACAGATTGTATAATTTTCAGGCTATTACAGAAACTCAAACAGATGGATGAAACTAAAAACAATACAACTACAGAAGGAAATTGTAGTGATGTGCAGAATAATAATGGAAGCAGTGAAGAAGAACTTAAGAAGATTTTGCATATGAGGAATTTAGTTGAAAAACAAGATCCTGCATCCAAGGTGAGTTTGTCTCCATCATCCTATCAAATTGGTTTGACCAAGTCCAATGTTTATGTCTTAATGCATAATGTACAATTCATTATAGATTGGTTATGCTAGATCTAGTCAGTCATCTTTTGTCTAAAGATTGTttgtatctatctatatatatatgattaaataCAAGAAAAAGATTTACAAGAACTAATTCGTAGAAATTGAAGGTGTCCAAATGGGTATTATATGTCTAGTCGGGTCGACCCAAAACACTTTTATCTAAAGTTATAAACTTTATACTATTAAGAATTAATTAATGTGTTAATATGGTTGCAATAAGATTAAATattatactctaacttgttataaATTCTTAAATACAGCAACTTATGAGGTTCTACACATCAGTACATTATTGTACTAATTGTCCCTCCACTTGACAGTAAGATTCCAGTTTTTGTTTTCAAAAGAATAACAACATAAAGCATAGTTATAAGTTTATTCAGCACTTTTAGATGATCATATTATATTATATCCTTATCTAAACTTTGACAGTAAGATTCCAATTTTTGTTTTGAAAATTCAAACAATATAAAGCAGAGTTATGAGTTTATTCGGCACTTTTAGATGATCATATTATGTCACTTTCTAATAAGTTAATTATTGTTATCCTGTTTTTTGTATCAATCAAACCAAAACAATATTCATTTACTTTGATGGTAAGAAGCTAGACATTAGACACTCAGGAGTACGAAATCTGATTTATGTGGAACAGCATTTTTTATACACTTTGAGCTATTTTAACTAGTTTCAACACTTATTTTACattgtagttttatatatatttaatttaattattaacccATTAGAGAAACGGGTGATACGTAAGTTATGATGTCCATGACATATTGATGATTTTTATCTGATCTTCATATAGGAGTATGATGATTTGACATTTAGAAGATTTCTTCGTGCTCGTGATCTGGACATAAACAAAGCCTCTGCTATGTTTCTAAAGTACCTTAAATGGAGAAAAACATTTCTTCCAAACGGTTCGATCTCTGAGTCTGAAATATCAACTGACCTAGCTCAAAACAAGTTGTTCATGCAAGGAACGGATAAAAGTGGTCGTCTTATTACTGTTGTATTTGGAGGCAAACATTACCCCAATAAAGCAGGAGGTGTTGAAGAGTTCAAGCGTATGTACTTAACACTTTCTACATACTTTCATTAACCAAaatatatttcattttttttttttttttttaaataattttgtGAATTTGTGACTACATCACAGGTTATGTGGTCTTCACACTAGAAAGAATACTGTTAAGGTATGACTAGCCTTATTCACAACAAGTGTAAACTAATACTATAAGTGGCAAAACAGAATCGGGTCACCATTGCTAAATTTCTAGCAGGTCAAAATGGGTTTGGGTCGGGTTGGGTCAGCCTGAAACAAAGTTGTCTAATAATTCCAGCATTCTTATAAATAGTAAGTGTCATATACGAATACACAAACAATATTATGGGTACTTATTACTTTACTTATTAAAAAATCTCCATAACAAATTTTTAAGAGTTGAAAATCAGGATGCCTGCAGGCCAAGAAAAGTTTGTATCGATTGCAGATGTTCAAGGATGGGGATATACAAACAGTGATGTACGTGGATATCTTGCCGCGCTCTCGATTTTACAGGTAGACAAGCATATTATTTGATATGTGTGTGTTATGTACGAAAAAAATAGTCTTTAATTCCAGATTTTTTATAGTTACATCATAAAGCCTGAATTGAAATGAGGTCAACCGAATCGATTAGTTTGTGATGTAAAAATTGATTTTTGTGACAGGATTATTATCCAGAACGACTTGGGAAAATGTTTGTCGTGAATGTTCCTTACCTATTTATGGCAGCATGGAAGATGGTTTATCCATTCATTGATGAAAAAACTAAGAAAAAGGTAAGCTTGTATGTACATGTTGAAATATCAAAATAATGACATATAAATTCGTCGATTTGAGGTTGGTGTCATCTATATCTGGTCAAATGAGCAGGGGTTAGTGTCATCTATATCTGATCAAATGAGCAGGGGCGGACATAGAAGGGGGCCGGGTGGGGCGCCCACCCTGGTGGATTTGAAATTTTTAgcccaaattttttttatttttctattttacccccaaagcctccatattttgcccccaaACATATTTTACCCCAAAGCCTCCATATATTGGTCAAGAAAGTTGCTACGCTTTTAGaaaaaactagttgtggagccctcgcttcgcgccgggggctccgttttgaatgcgagtttaaaaaaaaaagtcttgatctattttgtaaaaaagaatttttttcgacatctaacattgaagggttgttccttttgtgaaagttgcttcttttttgatctattttgtaaaaaaaaaatgtttttcgacatcttttgatagcattgaagggttgttcctttcaTGAGAGTTGCcacttttatcgttgaggaagaaaagaaagaaagaaaaaaaattagttgatttttttgtaaaaaagaatttttttcgttggaaaaaaaaaataaaaaaaaagtttagttgttttttttttttttgtaaaaaagaatttttttcgttggaaaaaaataataaaaaaacagtTAGttgttttttttgtaaaaaagaaattttttcgacatcttttgataaCATTGAATGGTTGGttattttacgaaagttgcttcttttatcgttggagacaaaaaaaaaagggtgaaatgacgaaaatacccctagttactattgatgaatagtgctacagtgttttgtctattagatatgtagataatttcgcccccggtgaaaaaatttATGGTTGCGCCACTGCAAATGAGTAAAGGTTCAAAAAGGAAATAAATTGGGTCAACCCAGCCTCTATCAATAAgttacccattttaccaccttaactTGTCCGTATCTTTTGGAAGCAGCTTGTTACACAATCAAATTGGTACTAAAGTAAGGTGGAATTAATGGTTACCTTGTTGCAGATTGTATTCGTCGAAAAGAATCAGCTGAAATCCACCCTTCTGAAAGACATAGACGAAAGCCAGCTACCGGAAATTTATGGAGGCAAACTGAAATTGGTTCCCATCCGAGATAGCTAGTTTAGTCAAAAGTTGACTTATTTCAACTCATTTCTTTCTTCTTGTATACTCCTAAGATCATTATTTGAACTCAACAGTTGACCTGTATCATCAAAACTCTTGCTTATGAAAGTGATATCATGTAGCCACACATCGAATGCATGTTATCAGACT comes from Rutidosis leptorrhynchoides isolate AG116_Rl617_1_P2 chromosome 4, CSIRO_AGI_Rlap_v1, whole genome shotgun sequence and encodes:
- the LOC139843661 gene encoding SEC14 cytosolic factor-like, whose product is MEKQELTVKKNTETEGNCSDNMQNNNNGSSEEEVKKILQMRDLVEKQDPASKEYDDLAIRRFLRARDLDVDKACAMFLKYLRWRKRIIPNGSISESEISTEIAQNKLFMQGSNKKGCPIFVLFGGRHYHNKTGGIEELKRFVAFGLEKICSRIPPGQEKFMCISDLQGWGYSNLDRQGYYVALHTLQNYYPERLEKLYVVHAPYIFKAIWKILYPYIDEKTKTKIEFVEDKKLKSTLLQDIEESQLPEIYGGKLKLVPIQDS
- the LOC139843228 gene encoding sec14 cytosolic factor-like encodes the protein MDETKNNTTTEGNCSDVQNNNGSSEEELKKILHMRNLVEKQDPASKEYDDLTFRRFLRARDLDINKASAMFLKYLKWRKTFLPNGSISESEISTDLAQNKLFMQGTDKSGRLITVVFGGKHYPNKAGGVEEFKRYVVFTLERILLRMPAGQEKFVSIADVQGWGYTNSDVRGYLAALSILQDYYPERLGKMFVVNVPYLFMAAWKMVYPFIDEKTKKKIVFVEKNQLKSTLLKDIDESQLPEIYGGKLKLVPIRDS